A single region of the Bacillus cereus genome encodes:
- a CDS encoding DUF4021 family protein produces MNDKNVNKKENVIENTTSIQNNNTANLNIEEQAMNGLYGMPETAIEDADHAATDDLTSKN; encoded by the coding sequence ATGAATGACAAAAATGTAAATAAAAAAGAAAATGTTATCGAAAACACTACATCTATTCAAAATAATAATACTGCAAATCTTAATATCGAAGAACAAGCAATGAACGGTTTATATGGAATGCCAGAAACCGCTATTGAAGATGCTGATCACGCTGCAACTGATGATTTAACTTCAAAAAATTAA
- the catA gene encoding type A chloramphenicol O-acetyltransferase, translated as MKFHVIDRENWNREQYFEHYLKLKCSFSMTANVDITMMLEEIHQKEIKFYPTFIYIISRVINKHKEFRTCFNDEGVLGYWEEMIPSYTIFHKDDKSFSSIWTDYSSDFHIFYKNYEEDMRCYANVHGLFTKENIPPNVFPISSIPWTSFTGFNLNINNDGDFLLPIITCGKYFNDRSRVMLPVSLQVHHAVCDGYHASRFIEDLQELANTCNLK; from the coding sequence ATGAAGTTTCATGTAATTGACAGAGAAAATTGGAATAGAGAGCAGTATTTTGAACATTATTTAAAATTAAAGTGTTCGTTTAGTATGACAGCGAATGTTGATATTACGATGATGCTAGAGGAAATACATCAAAAGGAAATTAAATTTTATCCGACTTTTATTTATATAATTTCTAGAGTGATAAATAAACATAAAGAATTTCGAACATGTTTTAATGATGAAGGAGTTTTAGGGTATTGGGAGGAAATGATACCTAGTTATACAATCTTTCATAAAGATGATAAATCTTTTTCAAGTATATGGACGGATTATTCTAGCGATTTCCACATTTTCTATAAAAACTATGAAGAGGATATGAGATGTTATGCTAATGTTCATGGTTTATTTACGAAAGAAAATATTCCGCCAAATGTTTTTCCGATTTCTAGTATACCTTGGACTAGTTTTACAGGATTTAATTTAAATATTAATAATGATGGTGATTTTTTATTACCAATTATTACTTGTGGGAAATATTTCAATGATCGAAGCAGGGTTATGCTACCTGTTTCATTGCAAGTACATCATGCGGTTTGTGATGGATATCATGCGAGTCGATTTATAGAGGATTTACAGGAGCTAGCTAATACTTGTAACCTTAAGTAA
- a CDS encoding MMPL family transporter, protein MKKQPLHMLGKLVAGKNTQWITLSVWILITLVLSFTLPQVNSKKEPNPKNLPETAMSQQAEALMKKEFPNNAGNPLLVVWHRDGGLQSKDYKLIQDVYKELKASPLKEQSTLPPFDTIPEQVLSKSASKDGTSFVTPVFFNKSAGTDILKDNLEELRKIVNSKVDEDPFKQKISDSGLHARLSGPVGIQTDAVSLFSQADVKLLVATVLLVLGLLILLYRSPILAILPLLVVGFAYGIISPTLGFLADHGWIKVDAQAISIMTVLLFGAGTDYCLFLISRYREYLLEEESKYKALQLAIKASGGAIIMSALTVVLGLGTLLLAQYGAFHRFAVPFSVAVFIMGIAALTILPAFLLIFGRVAFFPFIPRTTSMNEEFARRKKKVVKVKKSKGLFSKKLGDIVVRRPWTIIMLTVFVLGGLASFVPRIQYTYDLLESFPKDMPSREGFTLISDHFSAGELAPVKIVVDTKGKELPIKQEIEKFSFVNTVKEPKEGKDNKQIQMYEVSLAENPYSIAALDQIPKLKNSVEKVLKDAGINNVEDQLWIGGETASLYDTKQITERDEAVIIPVMISIIALLLLVYLRSIVAMIYLIVTVVLSFFSALGAGWILLHFGMGAPAIQGAIPLYAFVFLVALGEDYNIFMVSEIWKNRKNQSHVEAVKNGVIQTGSVITSAGLILAGTFAVLGTLPIQVLVQFGIVTAIGVLLDTFIVRPLLVPAITVVLGRFAFWPGKLSKKREEVQKLDI, encoded by the coding sequence ATGAAAAAGCAACCGTTACATATGTTAGGGAAGCTTGTAGCAGGGAAGAATACGCAATGGATAACATTATCGGTATGGATTCTTATTACATTAGTACTTTCATTTACGTTACCACAAGTAAATAGTAAGAAAGAGCCGAATCCGAAAAATTTACCTGAAACAGCTATGTCACAGCAAGCTGAAGCACTTATGAAAAAAGAATTTCCTAATAATGCAGGAAATCCATTGTTAGTAGTATGGCATAGAGATGGTGGATTACAGTCAAAGGATTATAAACTCATACAAGACGTTTATAAGGAATTAAAGGCCAGTCCTTTAAAAGAACAATCAACATTACCACCATTTGATACAATTCCAGAGCAAGTATTATCAAAAAGCGCATCAAAGGATGGTACATCATTTGTTACACCGGTATTCTTTAATAAATCTGCTGGAACGGATATATTAAAAGATAATTTAGAAGAGTTACGAAAAATAGTGAATAGTAAAGTGGACGAAGATCCATTCAAACAAAAGATAAGTGATTCTGGTTTACATGCTCGATTATCTGGACCTGTAGGTATTCAAACAGATGCAGTTAGTTTATTTAGTCAAGCAGATGTGAAATTATTAGTTGCTACCGTATTACTCGTATTAGGTTTATTAATTTTATTGTATCGTTCACCAATTTTAGCAATTTTACCTTTACTTGTTGTGGGATTTGCATACGGTATTATTAGTCCTACACTTGGTTTTTTAGCCGATCACGGATGGATTAAAGTAGATGCCCAAGCGATATCAATCATGACAGTATTATTGTTTGGTGCTGGAACGGACTATTGTTTATTTTTAATTTCGAGATATAGAGAGTACTTGTTAGAAGAAGAAAGTAAATATAAAGCGCTGCAACTTGCGATTAAAGCATCTGGCGGGGCAATTATAATGAGTGCCTTAACTGTTGTACTTGGATTAGGAACATTATTACTTGCTCAGTATGGTGCCTTTCATCGATTTGCAGTACCATTTAGTGTTGCTGTATTCATAATGGGGATTGCTGCTTTAACAATTCTTCCGGCATTTTTATTAATTTTTGGTAGAGTTGCATTTTTCCCGTTTATACCGAGAACAACTTCGATGAATGAAGAGTTTGCAAGAAGGAAAAAGAAAGTAGTAAAAGTCAAAAAATCAAAAGGCCTATTTAGTAAAAAACTTGGAGATATTGTAGTACGAAGACCGTGGACAATTATAATGTTAACCGTATTTGTATTAGGTGGATTAGCTTCATTCGTACCGCGCATTCAATACACTTATGACCTATTAGAATCATTTCCAAAAGATATGCCTTCACGTGAAGGGTTTACGTTGATTAGTGATCATTTTTCGGCTGGTGAACTAGCACCTGTAAAAATTGTTGTTGATACGAAAGGAAAAGAGCTTCCTATTAAACAAGAAATTGAGAAATTTTCTTTTGTAAATACAGTGAAAGAGCCAAAAGAGGGAAAAGACAATAAACAAATACAAATGTATGAAGTTTCTTTAGCGGAAAATCCGTACTCTATTGCAGCGCTAGATCAAATCCCTAAATTGAAAAATAGTGTAGAAAAAGTATTAAAAGATGCGGGGATTAATAATGTTGAAGATCAATTGTGGATTGGTGGGGAAACAGCGTCACTATATGACACAAAACAAATTACGGAACGTGATGAAGCAGTTATTATTCCAGTAATGATCAGTATTATAGCTTTACTATTACTTGTCTACTTACGATCAATTGTAGCGATGATTTATTTAATAGTAACAGTTGTTTTATCATTCTTCTCTGCATTAGGAGCTGGATGGATATTACTTCATTTTGGTATGGGAGCTCCAGCAATACAAGGTGCGATACCGTTATACGCATTCGTATTTTTAGTTGCTTTAGGTGAAGATTATAATATCTTTATGGTTTCAGAAATATGGAAAAATAGAAAGAATCAAAGTCATGTAGAAGCTGTGAAAAATGGCGTTATACAAACAGGAAGTGTCATTACATCAGCAGGTTTAATTTTAGCAGGGACTTTTGCAGTGTTAGGCACACTTCCAATTCAAGTTCTTGTCCAATTTGGTATTGTAACTGCAATTGGTGTATTACTGGATACATTTATTGTAAGACCATTACTTGTACCAGCAATCACAGTTGTTTTAGGCCGCTTTGCTTTTTGGCCAGGGAAACTTTCTAAAAAGAGAGAAGAAGTACAAAAATTGGATATATAA